One Caulobacter segnis genomic window carries:
- a CDS encoding sulfite exporter TauE/SafE family protein yields MLTDPFFYAVAIPAVILLGMTKGGFAGIGVMAVPLMALAVPPVMAASIVLPILLVQDVVSVWAFRKSWDKGLLILMLPASAVGIFLGWALAAFVKEAAVELTVGVISVVFALQRLWAERAIKAAEQIEAGPARPWLGVLCGGIAGFTSQIAHAGGPPFQIYVLPRRLARDTFIGTSAIFFAIVNWMKVPAYVALGQFTPKVLATAGVLLPLAIVSTWAGVWLVRRVPAEGFYKVIYVLLVAVGGKLAFDGARGLFF; encoded by the coding sequence ATGCTGACCGATCCGTTCTTCTACGCCGTGGCCATTCCCGCCGTGATCCTGCTGGGCATGACCAAGGGCGGCTTCGCGGGCATCGGGGTGATGGCCGTGCCGCTGATGGCCCTGGCGGTCCCGCCGGTCATGGCCGCCTCGATCGTCCTGCCGATCCTGCTGGTCCAGGACGTGGTCAGCGTCTGGGCCTTCCGGAAGAGCTGGGACAAGGGCCTCCTGATCCTGATGCTGCCGGCCTCCGCGGTCGGGATCTTCCTGGGCTGGGCCCTGGCCGCCTTCGTCAAGGAGGCCGCCGTCGAGCTCACCGTGGGCGTGATCTCGGTGGTCTTCGCCCTGCAGCGCCTGTGGGCCGAGCGCGCCATCAAGGCCGCCGAACAGATCGAGGCCGGCCCGGCCCGGCCCTGGCTGGGCGTGCTGTGCGGCGGGATAGCCGGCTTCACCAGCCAGATCGCCCACGCCGGCGGTCCGCCCTTCCAGATCTATGTGCTGCCGCGCCGCTTGGCGCGCGACACCTTCATCGGCACCAGCGCCATCTTCTTCGCGATCGTGAACTGGATGAAGGTGCCGGCCTATGTCGCGCTCGGCCAGTTCACGCCCAAGGTGCTGGCCACCGCCGGGGTGCTGCTGCCGCTGGCCATCGTCTCGACCTGGGCCGGCGTCTGGCTGGTCCGCCGCGTGCCGGCCGAGGGCTTCTACAAGGTGATCTACGTGCTGCTGGTGGCGGTCGGCGGCAAGCTGGCCTTCGACGGGGCGCGAGGGTTGTTCTTCTAG
- a CDS encoding DUF2799 domain-containing protein has product MPSPSMRSLVVGTLVAVGALITASCATISKEQCMRGDWGAVGYDDGLDGRPMSRLDDHAKACAKVGVTPEPVPYFAARAEGLKRYCTEPNGFRVGREGQTYAGVCPPPAEAEFLGGYADGERVHAATQRLESARSDLSAADARAEKRARQADGVEDELRNPKLTDEQTRELRDRLNRLRRERRDAIEDGRRADAAIRDAEREVDDLRARFSPRYGGW; this is encoded by the coding sequence ATGCCGAGCCCATCGATGCGGAGCCTGGTCGTCGGGACGCTGGTCGCCGTCGGCGCGCTGATCACCGCCAGTTGCGCGACCATCAGCAAGGAGCAGTGTATGCGCGGCGACTGGGGCGCGGTCGGCTATGACGATGGGCTGGACGGCCGCCCGATGAGCCGGCTCGACGACCACGCCAAGGCCTGCGCCAAGGTCGGGGTGACGCCGGAGCCCGTCCCCTATTTCGCGGCGCGCGCCGAGGGGCTGAAGCGCTATTGCACCGAGCCGAACGGCTTCCGGGTCGGCCGCGAGGGCCAGACCTATGCCGGGGTGTGTCCGCCCCCGGCCGAGGCCGAGTTCCTGGGCGGCTACGCGGACGGCGAACGGGTCCACGCGGCGACGCAGCGCCTGGAGTCGGCGCGGTCGGATCTCAGCGCGGCCGACGCCCGGGCCGAGAAGCGGGCCCGCCAGGCCGACGGGGTCGAGGACGAGCTGCGCAATCCCAAGCTCACCGACGAGCAGACCCGCGAGCTGCGCGACCGCTTGAACCGTCTGCGCCGCGAGCGCCGGGACGCCATCGAGGATGGCCGCCGGGCCGACGCGGCGATCCGCGACGCCGAGCGCGAGGTCGACGACCTGAGAGCCCGCTTCTCGCCGCGCTACGGTGGGTGGTGA
- a CDS encoding cupin-like domain-containing protein: MAPPGRLSEIHEIDAETFARDLTPLYQPTVLRGIARDWPAVRAARISPHALADYLKGFDRGATVEAMLGAPAIGGRFFYDETGQGLNFDRRPVPLGKALDELLRLADHPEPPAIYVGSTPVAQALPGFEAANALDLLDEGIAPRLWIGNASIIQTHHDMSDNIAVVVGGRRRFTLFPPDQVGNLYVGPLDFTPAGRPISLAPLDPPDLERFPRFADALEAALVAELEPGDAIYIPTLWWHHVQATGPLNMLVNYWWEPADMLANGIGGQPFDAFVHALRNVRRLPAKQRNAWRAFFEHYVFHANGDPAAHIPEGRRGVLEAKPDARREAEMTAFLRRVLGGPGKP, encoded by the coding sequence ATGGCTCCGCCCGGACGGCTGTCCGAAATCCACGAGATCGACGCCGAGACCTTCGCGCGTGACCTGACGCCGCTGTACCAGCCGACCGTGCTGCGCGGGATCGCCCGCGACTGGCCGGCGGTGAGGGCCGCGCGGATCTCGCCCCACGCCCTGGCCGACTATCTGAAGGGCTTCGATCGCGGCGCGACCGTCGAGGCCATGCTGGGCGCGCCGGCCATCGGCGGGCGGTTCTTCTATGACGAGACCGGCCAGGGGCTGAACTTCGACCGCCGCCCGGTTCCGCTGGGCAAGGCGCTGGACGAGCTGTTGCGCCTGGCCGACCATCCCGAGCCGCCGGCGATCTATGTGGGCTCGACCCCCGTGGCCCAGGCGCTGCCGGGCTTCGAGGCGGCCAACGCCCTGGACCTGCTGGACGAGGGGATCGCGCCGCGCCTGTGGATCGGCAACGCCTCGATCATCCAGACCCACCACGACATGTCCGACAACATCGCCGTGGTGGTGGGCGGCCGGCGGCGCTTCACGCTGTTTCCACCCGACCAGGTGGGCAACCTCTATGTCGGGCCGCTGGACTTCACCCCGGCCGGGCGGCCGATCAGCCTGGCGCCGCTGGACCCGCCCGATCTCGAGCGCTTCCCCAGGTTCGCCGACGCCCTGGAGGCGGCCCTGGTCGCCGAACTGGAGCCGGGCGACGCGATCTACATCCCGACCCTGTGGTGGCATCACGTCCAGGCGACCGGGCCGCTGAACATGCTGGTCAACTACTGGTGGGAGCCGGCCGACATGCTGGCCAATGGGATCGGCGGCCAGCCGTTCGACGCCTTCGTCCACGCCCTGCGCAATGTCCGTCGGCTGCCCGCCAAGCAGCGCAACGCGTGGCGGGCCTTCTTCGAGCACTACGTCTTCCACGCCAACGGCGACCCGGCCGCGCACATTCCCGAAGGCCGGCGCGGCGTGCTGGAGGCCAAGCCCGACGCCAGGCGCGAGGCCGAGATGACCGCCTTCCTGCGCCGGGTGCTGGGCGGTCCGGGCAAGCCCTAG
- a CDS encoding SDR family oxidoreductase, giving the protein MPTILITGASSGYGLETARHFLAKGWNVVATMRRPDPAILPRSEALRIAPLDVTDPRSIADCVEAVGPIDVLVNNAGIGVVGAFEATPMAHIRKVFETNTFGVMAMCQAVIPRMRSRRAGVIVNVTSSVTLAAFPLAAAYKASKQAIEGFSESLALELGYFDVRVKLVEPGYAPTTRFTQNTSINPLDLIPKPYEGFAAPIFTAFATPAMTTKEIDVAQAVWAAANDTTGRIHFPAGEDAVDLAKRRAFGG; this is encoded by the coding sequence ATGCCCACCATCCTGATCACCGGCGCGTCCTCCGGCTACGGCCTCGAGACGGCCCGCCATTTCCTGGCCAAGGGCTGGAACGTCGTCGCCACCATGCGCCGGCCCGACCCCGCCATCCTGCCGCGCTCGGAGGCCCTGCGGATCGCGCCGCTCGACGTCACCGACCCGCGCAGCATCGCCGACTGTGTCGAGGCCGTCGGGCCGATCGACGTCCTGGTCAACAATGCCGGCATCGGCGTGGTCGGCGCCTTCGAGGCCACGCCGATGGCGCATATCCGCAAGGTGTTCGAGACCAACACCTTCGGCGTCATGGCCATGTGCCAGGCCGTCATCCCGCGAATGCGGAGCCGCCGTGCAGGCGTCATCGTCAATGTGACGTCCAGCGTCACCCTGGCCGCCTTCCCGCTCGCCGCGGCGTACAAGGCCAGCAAGCAGGCGATCGAGGGTTTCTCGGAATCCCTGGCCCTGGAGCTTGGCTATTTCGACGTCCGCGTGAAGCTGGTCGAGCCCGGCTACGCCCCCACCACCCGGTTCACCCAGAACACGTCGATCAATCCGCTGGACCTGATCCCCAAGCCCTACGAGGGCTTCGCCGCGCCGATCTTCACGGCCTTCGCCACGCCCGCGATGACGACGAAGGAGATCGACGTCGCCCAGGCAGTCTGGGCGGCGGCGAACGACACCACGGGTCGGATCCATTTCCCGGCCGGCGAGGACGCCGTCGATCTGGCCAAGCGGCGCGCGTTCGGCGGCTGA
- a CDS encoding AraC family transcriptional regulator translates to MDPLSDVIALLRPNSVVAKPITGRGRWGVRYAAHDAPGYTIVLKGRCWITFQGQAPLKLETGDFLLLPSTPAFVLGSDPDDDGALRDPGDAPVRHGDQTGEAEFESLGGAFRIETVNAPLLLALLPGMIHIPAAEGRTARLGAVIALIMDECAGEDPGRDMILQRLLEVLLVEALRWRGVARDDARAGLLHGLRDPALARVLRAMHADVRAHWTVAGLARVAGLSRSAFAARFGEVLGCGPIEYLARWRMALAKDALIGGAKTLDRIADEIGYESASAFSTAFRKRLGCSPGRFARAGGAVPA, encoded by the coding sequence ATGGATCCTCTCAGCGACGTCATCGCGCTGCTCCGGCCGAACTCCGTCGTCGCCAAGCCGATCACCGGGCGAGGCCGTTGGGGCGTGCGCTACGCCGCCCATGACGCGCCCGGCTACACGATCGTCCTGAAGGGCCGGTGCTGGATCACCTTCCAGGGCCAGGCGCCGCTGAAGCTGGAGACCGGCGACTTCCTGCTGCTGCCGTCCACCCCGGCCTTCGTCCTGGGCAGCGACCCGGACGACGACGGCGCGCTCCGCGATCCCGGCGACGCGCCCGTGCGGCACGGCGACCAGACGGGCGAGGCCGAGTTCGAGTCCCTGGGCGGCGCCTTCCGGATCGAGACGGTCAACGCGCCGCTGCTGCTGGCCCTGCTGCCGGGCATGATCCACATCCCGGCTGCGGAGGGACGGACCGCCCGGCTGGGCGCCGTGATCGCGCTGATCATGGACGAATGCGCCGGCGAGGATCCGGGCCGCGACATGATCCTGCAGCGCCTGCTGGAAGTGCTGCTGGTCGAGGCCCTGCGCTGGCGCGGCGTGGCGCGGGACGACGCCCGGGCCGGCCTGCTTCACGGCCTGCGCGACCCGGCCCTGGCGCGGGTGCTGCGCGCCATGCACGCGGACGTGCGGGCCCACTGGACGGTCGCCGGCCTGGCCCGGGTCGCGGGCCTCTCGCGGTCGGCCTTCGCCGCGCGCTTCGGCGAGGTGCTGGGCTGCGGCCCGATCGAATATCTGGCGCGCTGGCGCATGGCCCTGGCCAAGGACGCGCTGATCGGCGGGGCCAAGACCCTGGACCGGATCGCCGACGAGATCGGCTACGAGTCGGCCAGCGCCTTCAGCACCGCCTTCCGCAAGCGGCTGGGCTGCTCTCCCGGCCGGTTCGCGCGGGCGGGCGGCGCGGTCCCCGCCTAG
- a CDS encoding HAD-IA family hydrolase, giving the protein MRTRPIDAVLLDMDGTILTSIKAAERVWAAWAVGRGLDVEAFLPTIHGVQSVETIRRLGLPGVDPEQEAAAITRAEIADVVGIEAIAGAAAFLAALAVDRWAIVTSAPRALALRRIEAAGLPVPPLLIAAEDVARGKPAPDCFQLAAQRLGTTADRCLVVEDSVAGVAAAESAGAMVLVVTATHHAPMDFPHPAILDYRELTLEPSDGALAIRHAARTWALRGA; this is encoded by the coding sequence ATGCGGACGCGGCCGATCGATGCGGTTCTCCTGGACATGGACGGAACGATCCTGACCTCGATCAAGGCGGCCGAGCGCGTCTGGGCCGCCTGGGCGGTGGGGCGCGGTCTCGACGTCGAGGCCTTCCTGCCGACGATCCATGGCGTCCAGTCGGTCGAGACCATTCGGCGTCTGGGCCTGCCCGGCGTCGATCCAGAACAAGAGGCCGCGGCGATCACGCGGGCCGAGATCGCGGACGTCGTCGGGATCGAGGCGATCGCCGGCGCCGCCGCCTTCCTGGCCGCGCTCGCGGTGGATCGCTGGGCCATCGTCACCTCGGCCCCGCGCGCCCTGGCCCTGCGGCGGATCGAGGCGGCCGGCCTGCCCGTCCCGCCGCTGCTGATCGCCGCCGAGGACGTGGCGCGCGGCAAGCCGGCCCCCGACTGCTTCCAGCTGGCGGCCCAGCGGCTGGGGACCACGGCGGACCGCTGCCTGGTCGTCGAGGACTCCGTGGCCGGCGTCGCCGCCGCCGAAAGCGCCGGCGCGATGGTGCTGGTCGTGACCGCCACCCATCACGCGCCGATGGACTTCCCGCATCCGGCGATCCTGGACTATCGCGAGCTGACGCTCGAGCCGTCCGATGGCGCGCTCGCCATCCGCCACGCCGCGCGGACCTGGGCGCTGCGCGGAGCCTAG
- a CDS encoding lipid A-modifier LpxR family protein yields MRVAGERTVFCLMALVATMASAYAGGACAAQLAGKQAGKPAKAAKAPVTPAPAQMSFQLKPETLRPLDPAKMDSAGMTGFAARDVAAPEAELDGGFALSPAAVAGDARLLDADRYYDGAGPVTWRSNAFTRQAQAGGPIDSVRVSMAGVAKTAAVAPLTLVRPDSDAYDVQDVDVTVTRGWPSAVSLKGRKFALDVTPHAGIGYGGAGGSAEAGATVRLGKKKNMGDRVNDALGVREGDEAFGDRGRWYIFAAASGRAVGLNMLRGQNGDWSRAGLTQDVTSRLIGDSQAGVAWRRGPMQASLGYIHREIRAKEGIMGLATQKDDVVALSFSLKPHW; encoded by the coding sequence ATGCGGGTCGCTGGGGAGCGTACCGTCTTCTGCTTGATGGCCTTGGTGGCGACCATGGCCAGCGCGTACGCGGGCGGCGCCTGCGCGGCCCAACTGGCCGGCAAGCAGGCTGGCAAGCCCGCCAAGGCGGCCAAGGCCCCTGTGACGCCCGCTCCCGCCCAGATGTCCTTCCAGCTGAAGCCCGAGACCCTGCGCCCCCTGGATCCGGCGAAGATGGACTCCGCCGGCATGACCGGCTTCGCCGCGCGCGACGTCGCCGCGCCGGAGGCTGAGCTGGATGGCGGCTTCGCCCTCTCGCCCGCCGCCGTGGCCGGCGACGCCCGCCTCCTCGACGCCGACCGCTACTATGACGGCGCGGGCCCGGTGACCTGGCGCTCGAACGCCTTCACCCGCCAGGCCCAGGCCGGCGGCCCGATCGACAGCGTCCGCGTCTCGATGGCCGGCGTGGCCAAGACCGCCGCCGTCGCGCCCCTGACCCTGGTCCGTCCCGATAGCGACGCCTACGACGTCCAGGACGTCGACGTCACCGTCACGCGGGGCTGGCCCTCGGCCGTCTCGCTGAAGGGCCGCAAGTTCGCCCTGGACGTCACGCCGCACGCCGGGATCGGCTATGGCGGGGCCGGCGGCTCGGCCGAGGCCGGCGCCACCGTGCGCCTGGGCAAGAAGAAGAACATGGGCGACCGGGTGAACGACGCCCTGGGCGTGCGTGAGGGCGACGAGGCTTTCGGCGACCGGGGGCGCTGGTACATCTTCGCCGCCGCCAGCGGCCGGGCCGTGGGCCTGAACATGCTGCGCGGCCAGAACGGCGACTGGAGCCGCGCGGGCCTGACCCAGGACGTCACCAGCCGCCTGATCGGCGACAGCCAGGCCGGCGTCGCCTGGCGGCGCGGGCCGATGCAGGCTTCGCTGGGCTATATCCACCGAGAGATCCGGGCCAAGGAAGGCATCATGGGTCTGGCGACCCAGAAGGATGACGTGGTCGCCCTGTCATTCAGCCTGAAGCCGCACTGGTAG
- the trhA gene encoding PAQR family membrane homeostasis protein TrhA, which produces MTATTNTTDIVVTEQPVATHYPTAGAKCADLVVHLAGLACALLGGGILLGLAFGLGDLKQVAAVSVYTVGLILMLSLSTAYNFAKARWRPLLRRFDHAGIFVMIAASYTPFTTQNLHGWWAIGMTTAVWTVAGIGVAAKLFLPGLDKRFWVGLYLALGWLVLVAIKPMIDGLSWVALLLLAIGGVVYSTGTIFYLMRRLKFRRAIWHGHVIGGAGLHYAAVLVGVVLSSAR; this is translated from the coding sequence ATGACTGCGACCACCAACACGACCGACATCGTCGTCACCGAGCAACCGGTCGCGACGCACTACCCCACGGCGGGCGCCAAGTGCGCCGACCTGGTGGTGCATCTGGCGGGCCTAGCCTGCGCCCTGCTGGGCGGCGGCATCCTGCTGGGCCTGGCGTTCGGTCTGGGCGACCTCAAGCAGGTGGCGGCGGTCAGCGTCTACACCGTGGGCCTGATCCTGATGCTGTCGCTGTCGACAGCCTACAACTTCGCCAAGGCCCGCTGGCGGCCGCTGCTGCGCCGCTTCGACCACGCCGGCATCTTCGTGATGATCGCGGCATCGTACACACCCTTCACCACCCAGAACCTGCACGGCTGGTGGGCCATTGGCATGACCACGGCGGTGTGGACCGTGGCGGGGATCGGCGTGGCGGCCAAGCTGTTCCTGCCCGGCCTGGACAAGCGCTTCTGGGTCGGCCTTTACCTGGCGCTGGGCTGGCTGGTCCTGGTCGCCATCAAGCCGATGATCGACGGCCTGTCGTGGGTGGCCCTGCTGCTGCTGGCGATCGGCGGCGTCGTCTATTCCACCGGAACCATCTTCTACCTGATGCGTCGCCTGAAGTTCCGCCGCGCCATCTGGCACGGCCACGTGATCGGCGGCGCCGGCCTGCACTACGCGGCCGTCCTGGTGGGCGTGGTCCTGTCCAGCGCCCGCTAG
- a CDS encoding ribonucleoside-diphosphate reductase subunit alpha, producing the protein MVMNGSEAAKTSVRKEARLAAIKPSKRPQLALVRKVEVDRSRDALLTDFGKTTLEDRYLLPGESYQDMFARVSTAFADDADHAQRVYDYMSRLWFMPATPVLSNGGADRGLPISCFLNAVNDSLDGILGVWNENVWLAANGGGIGTYWGGVRSIGEKVKGQGQTSGIIPFIRVMDSLTLAISQGSLRRGSAAVYLDIHHPEIEEFLEIRKPSGDFNRKSLNLHHGLSITDEFMHAVRDGTKFGLRSPKTNEVLREVDARALWQKVLELRLQTGEPYLIFSDTVNRAMPSFQRELGLKVRQSNLCSEIMLHTGTDHLDQERTAVCCLSSVNAETYLEWRDHPTFIEDVMRFLDNVLQDFIDRAPDAASTAAYAAMRERSVGLGLMGFHSFLQSQNVPFESALAKSWNMRMFKHLRREADKASIALGEEKGPCPDAADRGSKERFAHKLAIAPTASISIICGGTSAGIEPIPANIYTHKTLSGSFAVKNPYLEKLLEEKGQNTDAVWGSILEHEGSVQHLDFLNQDEKDVYKTAFELDQRWVIELAADRTPEICQSQSVNVFLPGDVDKWDLHMLHWMAWERGVKSLYYLRSKSVQRAAYAGAEDKAEAVASGFDVPEKTDYDECLACQ; encoded by the coding sequence TTGGTCATGAACGGCAGTGAAGCGGCGAAGACGAGCGTTCGGAAAGAAGCCCGGCTGGCGGCGATCAAGCCGAGCAAGCGGCCCCAGCTGGCGCTGGTGCGGAAGGTGGAGGTCGATCGCTCGCGCGACGCCCTGCTGACCGACTTCGGCAAGACCACCCTGGAAGATCGCTATCTGCTGCCGGGCGAGTCCTACCAGGACATGTTCGCGCGCGTGTCGACGGCCTTCGCCGACGACGCCGACCACGCCCAGCGCGTCTATGACTATATGAGCCGCCTGTGGTTCATGCCGGCCACGCCGGTGCTGTCGAACGGCGGCGCCGACCGCGGCCTGCCGATCAGCTGCTTCCTCAACGCCGTCAACGACAGCCTGGACGGCATCCTGGGCGTCTGGAACGAGAACGTCTGGCTGGCCGCCAATGGCGGCGGCATCGGCACCTACTGGGGCGGCGTCCGCTCCATCGGCGAGAAGGTCAAGGGCCAGGGCCAGACCTCGGGCATCATCCCCTTCATCCGCGTGATGGACTCGCTGACCCTGGCCATCTCGCAAGGCTCGCTGCGTCGCGGCTCGGCCGCCGTCTATCTCGACATCCACCACCCGGAAATCGAAGAGTTCCTCGAGATCCGCAAGCCGTCGGGCGACTTCAACCGCAAGTCCCTGAACCTGCACCACGGTCTCAGCATCACCGACGAGTTCATGCACGCCGTGCGTGACGGGACCAAGTTCGGCCTGCGCTCGCCCAAGACCAACGAGGTCCTGCGCGAGGTCGACGCCCGCGCCCTGTGGCAGAAGGTTTTGGAACTGCGCCTGCAGACCGGCGAGCCCTACCTGATCTTCTCCGACACGGTGAACCGCGCCATGCCCTCGTTCCAGCGTGAGCTGGGCCTGAAGGTGCGCCAGTCGAACCTGTGCAGCGAGATCATGCTGCACACCGGCACCGATCACCTGGACCAGGAGCGCACCGCCGTCTGCTGCCTGTCGTCGGTCAACGCCGAGACCTATCTGGAATGGCGCGACCACCCGACGTTCATCGAGGACGTCATGCGCTTCCTCGACAACGTCCTGCAGGACTTCATCGACCGCGCGCCCGACGCGGCCTCGACCGCCGCCTACGCCGCCATGCGCGAGCGTTCGGTGGGCCTGGGCCTGATGGGCTTCCACAGCTTCCTGCAGAGCCAGAACGTCCCGTTCGAGAGCGCCCTGGCCAAGAGCTGGAACATGCGGATGTTCAAGCACCTGCGCCGCGAGGCCGACAAGGCCTCGATCGCGCTGGGCGAGGAGAAGGGCCCGTGCCCGGACGCCGCCGATCGCGGCTCCAAGGAGCGCTTCGCCCACAAGCTGGCCATCGCCCCGACCGCGTCGATCTCGATCATCTGCGGCGGCACCTCGGCGGGCATCGAGCCGATCCCGGCCAACATCTACACCCACAAGACCCTGTCGGGCTCGTTCGCGGTCAAGAACCCCTATCTGGAGAAGCTGCTCGAGGAGAAGGGCCAGAACACCGACGCGGTGTGGGGCTCGATCCTGGAGCACGAGGGCTCGGTCCAGCACCTCGACTTCCTGAACCAGGACGAGAAGGACGTCTACAAGACCGCCTTCGAGCTGGATCAGCGCTGGGTGATCGAGCTGGCCGCCGACCGCACGCCGGAAATCTGCCAGAGCCAGTCGGTCAACGTCTTCCTGCCGGGCGACGTCGACAAGTGGGACCTGCACATGCTGCACTGGATGGCCTGGGAGCGCGGCGTGAAGTCGCTGTACTACCTGCGCTCCAAGTCGGTGCAGCGCGCGGCCTACGCCGGCGCCGAGGACAAGGCCGAAGCGGTCGCCAGCGGCTTCGACGTTCCGGAAAAGACCGACTACGACGAGTGCCTCGCCTGCCAATAA
- a CDS encoding patatin-like phospholipase family protein codes for MDRDPTGKISLQGFFKDWKSGDPLRGKRLPAPPSDRPVQAVGFPGVRLSVDQADDALRQAADRLAPLRSLIGRDEFNILALSGGASGGAYGAGVLAGLSKAGRRPDFAIVTGVSTGALIAPLAFLGPAWDDRLTDAYVGGHATELLSLRRLGPALGPSIFKGESLDALVETFVDMEMVEAVAVEHARGRRLLIATTNLDSQRAVVWDMGEIATRGGEEALKLFRTLLVASSSVPGIFPPKLVEVETDGQTYQEMHVDGGVAAPLFLMPDALLHWRNLGPRFRRGRVHVIVNTVLDPSTQSTPPGVASIMARSFDTMLRFSYRQALSLAAGFCSRHNLPLSVASIPNSFEGMNLLKFETDLMRRIYDAGVEQAMQGSVWTSAVEEQSLWRGLFKKPLSASAAAGTGVMIRDAPGPVGIEAPLEP; via the coding sequence TTGGATCGGGATCCCACCGGCAAGATCAGCCTTCAGGGCTTCTTCAAGGACTGGAAATCCGGCGATCCGCTGCGCGGCAAGCGCCTGCCCGCCCCGCCCTCGGACCGCCCGGTCCAGGCCGTCGGCTTTCCGGGCGTGCGCCTGAGCGTCGACCAGGCCGACGACGCCCTGCGGCAGGCCGCCGACCGCCTGGCGCCGTTGCGCTCGCTGATCGGCCGCGACGAGTTCAACATCCTGGCCCTGTCCGGCGGCGCGTCCGGCGGCGCCTACGGGGCTGGTGTTCTCGCGGGCCTCAGCAAGGCCGGCCGCCGGCCCGACTTCGCCATCGTCACCGGGGTCAGCACCGGCGCCCTGATCGCGCCCTTGGCCTTCCTCGGCCCGGCCTGGGACGACCGCCTGACCGACGCCTATGTCGGCGGCCACGCCACCGAGCTGCTCAGCCTGCGCCGCCTGGGGCCCGCCCTGGGTCCCAGCATCTTCAAGGGCGAGTCGCTGGACGCCCTGGTCGAGACCTTCGTCGACATGGAGATGGTCGAGGCCGTCGCCGTCGAGCACGCCCGGGGCCGGCGCCTGCTGATCGCCACCACCAATCTCGACAGCCAGCGGGCCGTGGTCTGGGACATGGGCGAGATCGCCACCCGCGGCGGCGAGGAGGCCCTGAAGCTGTTCCGCACCCTGCTGGTGGCCTCGTCCTCGGTGCCCGGCATCTTCCCGCCCAAGCTGGTCGAGGTCGAGACCGACGGCCAGACCTATCAGGAGATGCACGTCGACGGCGGCGTCGCCGCGCCGCTGTTCCTGATGCCCGACGCCCTGCTGCACTGGCGCAACCTCGGCCCCCGCTTCCGGCGCGGCCGGGTGCACGTGATCGTCAACACGGTGCTGGATCCCTCGACCCAGTCGACCCCGCCGGGCGTGGCCTCGATCATGGCCCGCAGCTTCGACACCATGCTTCGGTTCTCGTATCGCCAGGCCCTGAGCCTGGCCGCCGGCTTCTGCTCGCGCCACAACCTTCCGCTCAGCGTGGCCTCGATCCCCAACAGCTTCGAGGGCATGAACCTCCTGAAGTTCGAGACCGACCTGATGCGCCGCATCTATGACGCCGGGGTCGAGCAGGCGATGCAGGGCTCGGTGTGGACCAGCGCGGTCGAGGAGCAGAGCCTGTGGCGCGGCCTGTTCAAGAAGCCGCTGTCGGCCTCGGCGGCCGCCGGCACCGGCGTGATGATCCGCGACGCCCCCGGCCCCGTGGGCATCGAGGCGCCGCTGGAGCCCTAG